The segment attccttccgtcggaacggcgtcaccggtaaaccccaccaggggggagcaaatcggcctcagatgaccgccaagagcagacattcttgaaaaggcatcgtagaacaagatgtcagccgaacttccgttgtcgacaagaatgcgacggacgtcgtaatttgctatattcaaggaaactacgaccacgtcgttatgagagaattggactccctgggtgtcttcttcggtaaaggttatgggttcttcaactttttgccgcttgggggatacagctggAATGTTGGTTGCCTTTCGctgggatccccccgaaatggtgttgacgggatccgatagaggccgatcgtccgaccgctccttgtcggcgaccatagccggaggtagttgtgcgaatgcctcgcaagaaggcatcagatgaggaaaagaggagtgggtgccggataagatgaccggaggtggatccgttgagcgctcctttaagaacaagggtactgcgaaggttcagacccttcctctagcgctaatcctgttggtgcaaaaatccacctgcgccggagaagctggagtcgaggaagtcgcggtcgctgccgggacctgcaaaggaagtctaaaccggaggtggggttactccggcaagaccctccgatgctcaagttagttctctgcctcaacaagaatggagtgctcgaacggagaatttagcagagtttttagatgaaagatgaaagcttatcgaataacatatctggagcctcccttttataggcggagggggcagtagcctgatagcgacatctgtaaccatctggcagtggactgcccagggtcaggcggagtttgctgcgaagagtagtggagtggacccgtggctatcaccggggtgtgccacgtggagtctgccgcggggagtggagcggcgtctgttgtcgcgatttgccagcgggtgggagaatcgcgcggtatccgtcgcaggaagtggagcaggatcgtggccgttattgtggcctgccagggagtgatggagctgcgtagggtccgtcgcagggagtggagtagtgctgtgaccgttactgcggcctgtcagggagtgatggagctgcgtagggtccgccgcagggagtggagcagtgttgtccgttactgtggcctgccagggggtccagacttgtcggtcgaagttcggttggagtcggtagcgaggtccggtatccgtaggagtttgggcgaggtcttcccgcagtcggaatagaagacggagtctagcttccgtaggagtccggatgaagtctacttgcagttaaagttaaaggcgaagcccggctcccgtaggagtccgggcggagtcttcctgcaattaaagttaaaggcgaagtccggctcccgtaggagtccggacgaggcttaccgacagctgatgttgaggacggagtccggctcccgtaggagtccgggcggagtctacttgtggttgaagctgttggcggagtccgactcccgtaggagtccggacgaagtctgtctgcagccgttggagtcgaggatgaagcccggctcccgtaggagtctggatggagtcttcctgtaattaaagttaaaggcgaagttcggctcccgtaggagtccggacaaggcttaccggcaactgatgttgaggacggagcccgactcccgtaggagtccgggcggagtctacttgcggttgaagttgttgacggagtccggctcccgtaggagtccggacgaagtctgtctgcagccgttggagtcgaggacgaagcccagctcccgtaggagtccgggcagagtcttcctgcaattaaagttaaaggcgaagtccggctcccgtaggagtccagacaaggcttaccggcagctgatgttgaggacggagcccggctcctgtaggagtccgggcggagtctacttgcggttgaagctgttggcggagtccggctcccgtaggagtccggacgaagtctgtctgcagccgttggagtcgaggacgaagcccggctcccataggagtccaggcggagtcttcctgcaattaaagttaaaggcaaagtctgactcccgtaggagttcggacaaggcttaccggcagctgatgttgaggacggagcccggctcccgtaggagtccgggcggagtttacttgcggttgaagttgttggcggagtctggctcccgtaggagtccggacgaagtctgtctgcagccgttggagtcgaggacgaagcccggctcccgtaggagtccgggcggagtcttcctgcaattaaagttaaaggcgaagtccggctcccgtaggagtccggacgaagtctacttgcagttaaagttgaaggcgaagtccggctcccgtaggagtttggacaaggcttaccgacagctgacgttgaggacggagcccggctcccgtaggagttcgggcggagtctacttgcggttgaagctgttggcggagtccggctcccgtaggagtccggacgaagtctgtctgcagccgttggagtcgaggatgaagcccggctcccgtaggagtccgggcggagtcttcctgcaattaaagttaaaggcgaagtccgactcccgtaggagtccggacaaggcttaccggcagctgatgttgaggacggagtccggctcccgtaggagtccgagcggagtctacttgcggttgaagctattggcggagtccggctcccgtaggagtccggacgaagtctgtctgcagccgttggagtcgaggacgaagcccggctcccgtaggagtccgggcagagtcttcctgcaattaaagttaaaggcgaagtccggctcccgtaggagtccggacaaggcttaccggcagctgatgttgaggacggagcccggctcccgtaggagtccgggcggagtctacttgcggttgaagttgttggcggagtccggctcccgtaggagtccggacgaaccttaccagcggttgacgttggcgacgaagcccggctcccgtaggagtccgggcggacctcctggagctgattctgctgaggacttcggctgtgggtattttatacccaacacctatctttctattttctttctgTTATTCAATTTTAATCCCACAGTTTAGTGCACGTTGTTTTCTAGTATATATTCTAAGAGAAGTATAGCCTGCAAGTTCTGAATTTTAGACGTAATTTAGGATTAAAAATAGGCCGGGCAGGACTATGCCACACCTCTGCTCGAGCCCAGCCCAAAATTTTTTATCAGACTTCGGGCTGGGCTTAggcccaaaaatttttgaaagactcAAGTCCGAGCCCGATCTGAGTTTAGGCCCGAGCCTGGCCTGAACCCGATTGAGCCAATCTACCGCCTACATCACCTCTcttcccaattttctctcttaaaaaataaaaaaaaaaaatcgaaagccCTAACCCATTGCTCTCCAGCTTCTACATTGTTGTCATTGGCAAGATGTTCCTAGTGGTGTCGTTCATGTTAAATGCCGTCAGGTTCTGATCTGGTGGAGATGGATGCCATAGAAGCAAAGCACGTCTGACATCAGCGGCTCCGTCCGCCACCTTCGCCATCTCCATCGGAGATGGTCTGACCTCTAGAGACGATCGGGCATGGGTGAAGAGAATCGAGCATAGTGGCTGCAGTCGAGCGATCAACTGCAGACCTTGCCGACACTGTTGAAGAGCTCATTGGATAGATTAAGGCGGCAGCTCCTTTTCATAGACTAGCCAACGGCGAATGCCAGTATAGTGTTGGTGGCTGTCCTTCTACACTAAGATGAGCAGAAGGCGGAAGCCCTCGGAGAGGTTTGGGGACGGTTGGGGATTGGGGCGGCCAGGAGACAATCTTTAGGGCAAATTCGGAAGCATATGCACAGTGGATAGCGGGCAATTGGGAATTGGTGAAATTGAAGGGGTAGTGTGGCATGTTATCTATTGTGCAATTTGAAGCGGTGTAAGTGAACCAGGTTGCAAGGGAAATAGGGTAAATCGCAGAGCATATGCATGATGGATAGCACGCAATTGGGAATTGATGAAATACAAAGGGCGGAGTAGCATGTTATGCATGGTGGGATTAAAATATGGATGGGTCTAATTTGGATTGGACTTCAAACTGAATTTCAGATTCGAAACAGATCGAAGATATATTCGCatttaatccaaaaaataaataaattttataattaaatttaaattatttcgaaTCTAGTTCTCAACTCAAAATCGTGCCTGTCCGATACTACGGATAGATCCGAGCCTAGTTTTAGCTCCAACGTAATAACGCAAGGTACCACCTATTTCTCTTTAACCGAGAAAGGTGCGGTTAAAAGGAGGTAGACATAAAAATGGGTGACCACATCTTCTCAATGATGTTACTGAGTAAAAGGCAAAGCCGGTGGAATCCATCAAGGAGAATTTCAAGGGGACGCGCTGTTGGCTGCTGCCCCCTTTTCCTCCCCACCCATTAGACCCGGGCCCATCTTAAGCTCTTTCCCTTCTCCCCTTCCCAAGTCCCAACTGAAATTGTTTTTTAAAaagtaataataataacaaaaatagAAGAGAAACAATGGGCTTATGATACCTTCTGTCCCGTCACTTCTTCTCAAGATCTGTATACTTGGTTCTTCTGTGCGATATAATCATCGCTCAAGTTTTTTCATTTCCTCCTCCAGTAAACGTAGGATGCGATAACATTTCTGCCAGAAACCAGTACTTCAAATAATAAGAAGGTAAAAGAAAGGATGGCAACCATGAAACTGGGCTCCAAGGCTGAAATCTTCCAGCTGGAAGGCCAAACGTGGTATGTATTCCCATATCCAGCTCTCAACAGAATTTCTGGTTCATGTCGAAGAGTTACAACATTCTCCTCTGCTCAATTACAGTACTTCATACATGCATTTCTTTTACAGCGAGGTACTTGAAATTCTAAGAAATTTTCGGTGATGTTCACATCTCTATATGAATGTACTATTAACATTATGAGTTTACAAGTGCATTCTCCTTGTGGCATTTGTGCCACAGGGCAAATTTGGGGTGTTTGTGAACTAATGTTTAAGATCATCCGACAGGAGGCTAGAAAATTAAGGGAATGGAGAATCCTCTAAAGATTTCCGAGGAGGATTAGAGGATCAACAGAAATTAAACATTTGTGCTTGCACAGTTTTGACAAACATTCATATTGGCTCTATCTCAAATTTATGGACAAGCATTACAAAAGTAGCATCCTCACCATCTTGAATGTTTTCAAATAAATACTGAGCAATGGTCTTCCAACCTAAGATTTTTCCAATAAATGGCTCATAGTTGTGTGACCGATATTCTTGGGTAAAGATAAATGGGTATGATGTGAAATCGAGCTAATGTTGGAGTGATACAATGTATTATCTTCCCTATCATACTTACTGAATATGTTGCCATCTGTTCTTAGCAGCACAAGTACTATACTTAAAAGTGCTTGTGCTATTATCTTGATAAAGTGATTATGTTGCTCTCTGAAATAGTCTGGAAAGTATCAATAATTGTCTGGACAAAGATCTCCAGAGGTTTGTCACAAGAATTTTCGATTAAATCAAAGCTCAAAAGAAATATTTTAAGCATATCTAATAGTGTGCATAGTGCACATTGCCCGCTTCTAGTCCTCCACTTGTTTGATTGTACAATTAGCGGCCATCATGAGATTTGAGAGCTGTCAATACTTGAAGGTTTCTGATTGCATGATCAATAGGTTAGGATGTTATTTGTGTTCTTTCCTGTGGAAGGAACCACCAATTTAGGGATTGAATTGATGCAAAGCTATTAATCTACCACGAAGAAACTTGATGTCCTAAGCCGTTCTGATAAGTAATCAAGTTTATCATTGTATCTTCATAGATTCAATCAGCATGAAAGAAATCATCTTTCCTGTCTCCTGGTTATAATCTTTTTTGCAAATTCATTCTCACATTTGAGTACCTTGCTGCACCGCAGGAAATGTACCACTGAGCTTGTAAGTGATGTTATCGTCGAAGTGGGAGAAATGTCCTTTCACCTCCATAAGGTCTGTTTCTTTGCTTCAATTGCCTCCATATGGTGTTAGTAGTGTCCATTTATCTACATATGCTAGTGTGGCTGGTAGCAGCCCAATTATCAAAGTGGATATGATTTTGATGGAATTTTTAACTTTTCGGTCTGGACAGATCCAGTTTCACAAATTAGATGAAAATGGTATGCTAGTTAATGGCTATATTGGAAAAATGCTAATCAGTGACCTGGACTTCCTGGCAAAAGACATACATTCTATTGCAATGAAGACCGTAACAAATAATCTTCCCAAAAAAATTTATGCGTTAACAACATATGTCATTAGTACTAGcaatttagaataattttttagcTTCTTTTGGAGCTATTATGGATTCCATCTCGCATACCATCATAAATTCTCATATATATATCTAAAACAATTAATCTGTTATGTCAGAAtttctttcaaaagaaaaaaaatgatgcaaTGACATCCCAATTAGAAGGTATCAATTTCCATATAACAGATGGAAATTGGCACAAACATAAACTTCATAGGCCCAGCTTTTGTATCTGATGCAGttcctctaattttttttagttgtTTGTTTGTTtactggcttttttttttttggtgcatgGGGAGGTGAGTGGGGGTTCTGCTTTGTTAGCAGCACTTCTTTTTCTGCAGGAAAAATGAAAGAACTCTCTCTTATTGTAGCCATCACATGAACAATCTTCATTATGTGGAGTCTTCTTCCTCAAAGAACTCATCATCTTAAAATCTTTGGCTTGATATTCAGCTCTTGCCATGATGTGTATTCAACCAGACAGTTTTCCATAGAAACAATCCTTCCTAGAACACTAAATGATGCTATCATGATTTATCTGCATGCAAATGCTTGGAGGTTTTAAGCAGTAATATACCACGATTTGATTAGCATGTtaaattggaaaaaaaatttgctGCAGGATGGTTCATTtagtttgttagatatatgtataACTACAATTGTGGCATGGTACATGCATGTTAATAACTTGATTTAATGCCCTAAGCATCACTATTTTTGATTTAATAAAGTCCAAAGTATAGATCTATGGTTTGGTTTTTAAGTCACCTATATCATTTTTGTGAAATGTGCTATGATCTGACATCCACTTCCTATTTTTTCATGAATTCTTGCAGTTCCCATTGCTTAATAGGAGTGGGCTTTTGCAAAAAATGATTAGTGAATGTCATGGTGAGGATGGAAAAGCCTGTGTCTTGCAGCTTCATGACATTCCTGGTGGTGCCAAGGCTTTCGAGCTTATAGCAAAATTTTGCTATGATGTAAAGATAGAGATGAATGCTCTCAATGTGGTCTGTCTGCACTGTGCTGCTGAGTACCTATGCATGACTGAAGATTGTGTAGGTGGGAATCTTATTTTACAAACAGAGCACTTCCTTAATGAAGTCTTTAATAGTTGGAAAGATTCAATCAAAGCTCTGGAATCGTGCGAGAGTGTTCTTTCCTATGCAGAAGAGCTTCACACAGTCTCAAGGTGCATCAACACACTGGCATCTAAAGCTTGTGCTGACCCAAATCTTTTTGGCTGGTCCATGGCTGGACGCACCTCCATGAAGAGCCCAGGAGGCAGTGCTCTGTGGAATGGAATAGTTGCTGAAGAGACACCAAGATCCACTGGTGCTGATTGGTGGTATGAAGATGCTTCTTTCCTCAGTCTGCCTTTATTCAAGAGGCTTATTTTGGCTGTGGAAGCTAAAGGCATGAAACCAGAAAATATTGCTGGGGCACTCATGTTTTATGCAAGGAGGTTCCTGCCATGCCTGAGTAGGAACTCAAGCTTCCGCGATGGCACTACACGTATCACTCCTGGTGCTTCAATTTCAGCACCATCAGAAAGCGATCAGAGGGTCTTCCTTGAAGAGATTGTTGGACTGCTACCTATGAAAAAGGGAGTTACCTCAACAAAATTTCTACTTGGTATGCTTCGTACCTCAATGATCTTGCATGCAAGTCCTTCATCTAGGGAAAATTTAGAGAAAAGGATAGGAGCCCAATTGGATGAAGCTGCATTGGAAGACCTTTTGATACCAAACTTGGGGTACTCAGTTGAAACTCTTTATGATATAGATTGTGTCCAGCGAATCCTTGACCACTTCATGTTAACAGACCAATCAATTCTTGCAACCTCACCTGGTATTGTGGATGAGGGGCAAGTGATGACCTCTTCCCCTTCATTGACACCAATGACCATGGTGGCAAAACTTATTGATGGTTATCTGGCTGAAGTTGCAACAGATGTTAATTTGAAACTGCCCAAGTTCCAGTCACTGGCAGCTGTCATTCCTGATTATGCCAGGCCTTTAGATGATGGCATCTACCGTGCTATTGATATATATCTTAAGGTAATAGCACTTTATAACTAATTTGAACTTTTACATTCTTTTACTGGAGAATCATATTTCTCAAATTACATGCACAGCCATGCACTCTCGCATCGCATATATGTCTGCATGGTTGTGTATGTACACATGCAGACTTCTCTAGAAGAACATAAACATGGTGTGCATCAACTTTCCAGTGAATGAGATTGTAGTCTTTTTACACTAATGCACATCTATCTTCTTGGCAGACTTAATGATGAAAGAAAAAAACTTGATTGTTTTAAGATAGTGTAATCTCCTTATTTGATTCCTGGAATTTGTTTGTAACCGGAAACAACATGCTCATTTTACagttcacttgttgaatagaaaATTAAAGTCCTTTGGCACTGTTCATTGTGTAAATGAAGAGTAACAGATGATATGCCTACTTCAATTGAAGGAActcttttttatgtgataaagcaAGTTAAAGTCGAGCCTAGAGCAGGTTTCAGAAATGTGCCAGACTTGGTTTTATGATGAAGTTGAGCTATGATGTGTCCTGACAAACCCAGGCCAATAGACCTTGGATAAATCCCCTGGACCAGACAATCAAGCTCATCATATGAGCATACAAACTATGAACAtttcttttttaaatttctaaacgGCACCTTCATGCAAGGAAAATTTATATGTTATGTCTCACAGTTGTATCATGCTGTAAAGATACCAATTTGTATGCAATTAAACTTGAAATCTTATGTTTATCATGATGATATATTTTGCCTTTTCGATTGACATATCACATGGTATTTGattatttatcttttttcatATTTGTATGTAGTCCCACCCATGGCTCTCAGAGTCTGAACGTGAGCAGCTTTGCCGGCTCATGAACTGCCAGAAGCTCTCCTTGGAAGCCTGCACCCATGCAGCCCAAAATGAAAGGCTACCCCTTAGGGTGGTTGTTCAAGTCCTCTTCTTTGAGCAGCTTCGTCTACGTACCTCAATTGCTGGCTGGTTCTTTGTCTCCGACAACTTGGAGAACTCCCATGCCCCTAATGGGAACATCATGCTTCCAAAGAACAATCATGAAACAATCCGGACCGAAATCACTCAGGACCAAAAGGAGAATGACCATCAAGTGGGTGTCGAGGACATGAGGTTGCGAGTTTCAGAGCTTGAGAAGGAATGTTTAAGCATGAAGCAGGAAATTGAGAAGCTTGGGAAGCCAAAGAGTGGATGGAACATTTTCTCAAAGAAGTTTGGATTCGGGGTGAAGTCACAACCCACATTGCATGCCAAATGAGTCCTTATGATTATGCTTGGTTGTAGAGATAGGAATTAGTTAGTTGATTGAATGAAACTTGATACATTCGCCTTTTAGGATCTTATGTTTATTGATTTTAGTATGGATAGCTACTGACTGTTGATAACATTCATTGTAACTATGGGTAGAGGATAAGCTGTAATTTATTGATATGGAGTAGCTTATTTGTATTTCTTTTTCAATGGCTTTGTACCCGCGCAGGCCTAAAAACTTTGATATCGTGCACCACTTTACTCTCCAGTGTCATGGTAAATAGATGATGTTTGCTAATATCATATTTGCTGATGAATGCATAATCAAAAATAGTTTTGTCATGCCCCTCCATCTGAGATCTACGAACTAAGGGCTCATAGCAACCACTGCATActcattaaaaactctttctacaaACATGTAAGGCATTCTAAACACATATCAATACATCACAATAAAATTCATAATAAACTAAgtctataatttaattaattaaaaattaactttaaccttttacaaaatttcaatgatattcaaacgatcttacatcaattaaagtttaaataataatcatataaacaaaataataaatctttgttCAAACTTGGTTAATACTATCGTCTCTTTTCTCTAAATTCACTCTCATAGTACCTATTTCCTCAATTaataatctgaatctaaaaacAAAGGAGAAGTAATGACTTCGATAGCtcagtaagtaatgaatatctcaataagatatttcaaatatattcataaaatatgatatttgaaaataaatattaaaataaatataagaacatattccatactgatttaatacaaaacaaatttttttaaatatttatatgcatacataatcataaatctaatttaaaataaattatatatagctCGACAGTCTTAACTATAATCACACTTATCCCTATGGCAAAGCCCAGAACAGAAATAGTGAGCTCAATTAGAGTgccaatatagaacattcattggTATGATCCAAAAACTAATATACAACCCCCATTAGCAGGGTCCAAAAATTAATGCATAACCCTCATTGGTAAGATCCAAAGTACTAatatataatctccattggtagggttcagaaTATAGTTAGGTTGAGAGTATATATCCGATCCGTATTAAAGCACTTTTCCATCGTAACATataaatatcataattctatGTAATTTCACAATAAATGAATAAACCATAATATTCTAGAAATCACTCTCCATTCAAAATAcagtttcataaatcatacatagttTCAAGGATCAATTATttactttttaaaataaattatgaaatatctcaaaaaaatggtTCATTAGGTACCTCTGCAGAACACTGAATAAACAAATTCAATCAGTTCTGACAGCATCCTTCAAAATctaatattcaaaatatattcttcAAAATCCTCATAAGACTGACAAAACGATATTATCCAATGTTCTAGTCAGTCCAACCAAGATAATTTTATCTGATCATAATTAAGAATAAGAAACAAATGGTTCAACAAAGATCAAAGGTGATCAAAGCTATTGATACCTGATACAAGTCAAGGTGGAGGTTGGTACACTGATTGATAGAGTCAATCTGATCAAGTAGCTTCATCTAATTAGGATtacttaaaatataatgatttaatagagattaacaagaaccaaatttaTGATGCTGGATAAAGACTTGGATGGTGTGGATATATTATCCAACTGATAAAGTGATTCAAAGCCTCCTACTAGAATTAACTCAGACTCAAAGTAGTAGATCGAATTTTTtggattcataaatcatatagaaagataatatcaaaaaaaagataaataaataaaatgaaatagaATTAATCAGACGATACTGTTTAATAATCCAATCGAACtaatcaagatgatttaatcaaCTCATGGTTGAATTAGTATATAGATAATTTAATGAAAATCACTGATAATCGAATCAAATGGTATTCAAATCTGACAAAGATAGATGCAGGCACACTGCTTGGTGACCAAGGATCAGGACTCTTTGCTAAAGTTAGATcagaatcattaaaaaaaattttttactggATCAATCATAGAGAGAGAATTACATGAAGAGAGTGaccatctagagagagaaaatattgtagaagaagaaattagagagagaaaataaaattttttagagaaaagtGGGGATGTAAGCTCAAAGAAGGTTGAGAGGGAAGAGCGAGAAACTGTAACACCCCATCCCTAAAATCGAATGAGCGTGCTACACCCCACACTTAAATAAGAGCGAAAAAAATTACTAAACTATAGCTGAGCTGATAATCTAATTATATTTAACCCAATCAATATCTCCACTTTACTAACTCTAGCATTTTAATTAACTAATCCTTTTTCAGAATCAACCCCACATTTCATTTATCAAACTATACTCTGCACATATAGTTCCATAACATAATACATTTAACATTCTACTAGTTTTCTCAACTcaacacacatatatataatatacatacatGTCCAAATATTCTCTCACAAGCTAGCATGAGCAACTTAAGTATAACAAACATCACCAAAACACGCACATCTCCTTAGCTAACATGATCATAAACGAAATATTTCTCTCATTCAGCTGATATACAATACTTTTTCTATACGAATACTATGCTGATACTGAAGTTTATTTCTATGCTTGGCCATGAGGCTTTAAATCTGTAAGTAAGAGGAAGTAAGGGGGAATGAGATCTAAGTCCCAATGAGTAAATAAACTATCTAATAATGAAAAAATAAGAGAACTTAACTGTAATACTTAATATAATCGATAGAGCTGGaactattaaattttaataaacatAAGAAAACTTAGTTGTAAAATTGAGTATCATACATACATGTACTGCTGATAAACTTCCAAAGCTTTCATATgccaattaaaaataattcatataattATTTATGCTGCTGGAAT is part of the Elaeis guineensis isolate ETL-2024a chromosome 15, EG11, whole genome shotgun sequence genome and harbors:
- the LOC105032752 gene encoding BTB/POZ domain-containing protein At5g03250 yields the protein MATMKLGSKAEIFQLEGQTWKCTTELVSDVIVEVGEMSFHLHKFPLLNRSGLLQKMISECHGEDGKACVLQLHDIPGGAKAFELIAKFCYDVKIEMNALNVVCLHCAAEYLCMTEDCVGGNLILQTEHFLNEVFNSWKDSIKALESCESVLSYAEELHTVSRCINTLASKACADPNLFGWSMAGRTSMKSPGGSALWNGIVAEETPRSTGADWWYEDASFLSLPLFKRLILAVEAKGMKPENIAGALMFYARRFLPCLSRNSSFRDGTTRITPGASISAPSESDQRVFLEEIVGLLPMKKGVTSTKFLLGMLRTSMILHASPSSRENLEKRIGAQLDEAALEDLLIPNLGYSVETLYDIDCVQRILDHFMLTDQSILATSPGIVDEGQVMTSSPSLTPMTMVAKLIDGYLAEVATDVNLKLPKFQSLAAVIPDYARPLDDGIYRAIDIYLKSHPWLSESEREQLCRLMNCQKLSLEACTHAAQNERLPLRVVVQVLFFEQLRLRTSIAGWFFVSDNLENSHAPNGNIMLPKNNHETIRTEITQDQKENDHQVGVEDMRLRVSELEKECLSMKQEIEKLGKPKSGWNIFSKKFGFGVKSQPTLHAK